DNA from Salvelinus namaycush isolate Seneca chromosome 6, SaNama_1.0, whole genome shotgun sequence:
TAATGAAAGAATGTGTGAGACTATGGAAGGGACTAGAAATCGAGTTGTTCTGATGGTATTGTGATGGAGCCGTGTCTGGCCTTGTTTAGGATGGGCGGTTGGATGCAGAGGgcacattttctacattgtccGGAGGGCAGGCTACGAAGTCGGCTAACATGGACGCCATCGCTTCTTCATccaactgagagagagagtgggttgtTAGATAACTTTTGTTGACCAATTCTGTGGCAGAGGAAATGCACAACAGTCATTAACCAACATCATTTGTATATCTACAAAGTATTCCCCCTAAGCCATGTCCATGTAACACATGGGAAATGTGTGGGTTGTACAGTACAAAAAGCCTGAGTTGTACAATGGTTATATGGACACTTTTTGAACAGTGTGTTTGAGTCCTTTTCTTACCTTTttcttctctgttctctgtcctgttccttcctcctctccctctctcttcctcttcatccctctcccatcctctccctcttttccttctttctctcgTTCAGGCCCCTCTCCCTTGGTCTCCCTCGGAGCTGTTGATGACCTCATATCCTGTCCGGTATTGTCGCCGCCCTGTTTGGATATTTCTCCCTCCTGATTGGATGGCTGATCGTCACCGTCCACCCTCACTTCCGGTGCAGGCTCCGCCTCCTGTTGTTGTTGAGCAGCAGGACCGTCTTCAAAAGAGGACGTTCCCTCCGGCCGATTGCTTCCCTTCTGCTCCCATGACCTCACTTTCTGCCCATGCTCGGCCCCTTCCTCATctagctcctccctctctctcagagctCCGCCCGTCACACACAGGATCTGAGGCATGGTCGGGTCATTCATTCCTTCATtggcatcctcctctccctctctctcttcctccatcactCCGATGCTCTCTACCTCCTGAGCCTttatccctccttccccctcactCTCCACCTCCTGAGCCTttatccctccttccccctcgctCTCCACCTCCTGAGCCTttatccctccttccccctcgctCTCCACCTCCTGAGCCTTTATCCTTCCTTCCCCCTCGTTCTCCACTCGGAATcctcctatccctccctcctccgcCAACCCTCTGAgcacctctccttccatccctcctctcctcccttctccgtCCAACAGCCgaatctctccctcttcttcatcctccatctcctccccctcttccgcCTCATAATCATCAAGCTCTTCATCATCATATTCTTCCTCATCTGGGAAatcgctctcttcctcctcttcctcttccagctcatcctcctcttcttcatcagaGCTGTTGATATTAATGACAGTGTGATCTTCGTCAGTGGATTGCTGTTGCTGCTGTAGGGCTCTGCTGGACTGGACTAACTGGTTCTGGTGAACCTGTAGAGTTCGAGAATTGTATTTAAAGGCGCAATACGTAGAAAtagctctgccatttcctggtttctaaaattcatttttttttggCCTGATTTCAGTTTGTGCCAAAACAAGCTATGTGtagtgtagataatcattgtaccatccataccgttgtgaaatgtattttcagctggtgtacaaaaccaaaagataAAAGACACACAAGCGAAACTTAACGACAGGACATTTAAGTGAAAATTAAGTGATTTTTGTACCTGTATGGGGAGATCTGGTGCTGGAGGCTGGCCCTGGAGCAACATCTGCTGGAGCTGGGCTCCAGGCAGGGAGTCAGCCCCGAGTTGGGCCACACCGGTGGAGTTGAGAGGGGGAACCAGAGAGACTAGCGGAGCTGGAGGGAACGAGTTGATGGTGGAGTttggggtggaggaggggaggagagggtgagggagggaggtagagggaaggTCGttggaaagggggagggagatgtCCCCACCCGGGTCGCCCCCTGGACAGGGCACGGGGAGTGTGACGCCACCTGGTGCTAAGGAAGACCCGGGAAGAGTGGCCGCAGCGCTGGTGCCATCTTGGCTTTCTAACATCAGCATCCTCTGTGGCACGATGACCACGCTATCGTCCGAATCGCTCTCTAGCGAAATCTCCACATCCTCTGCCTCTTCTTTGTTGTAACGGATGAAAACGGGTCTCTGGCCGCCGGAGAGCCCTGGAAGAACCAGAGGTAGGTGGTTGTCCAGGGAGCTGGGGAAGGGAGGTCCGGGGGTGGGCCCCCCTAGGAGGGTGGGGAGGGTGAGGTTGGATGCCTGGGAGGGGGTGGGTTTGAGggtgagggggaaagagagggagggggtgcgCGGATGGAGGAGGGAGTTGCATATGGTCAGGGCCTCTGTACAGAAGGAGGatacctggagagagagggagagatggggataaAGAGAAATAGATTCAGTAGGCAAATGTCGCTTGCTAGTCCAGTACATTTCACTAAGGATACAAATTTGCCTGAGCTAACCAAAAGCAGAAAATAACAGCACACATGGAAAATACTCCTACGCTATAAACAAATCTTCCCAGAGTATTACACCTCTCTAAACCAGTCTAAATAGTCCTCAACAGCACGAGGGTAAAATGACACCACTAAACATACTCGGTGTTAGTACAGTAGCATTATCACCTGAGCTTCAGCTAAGAGACAATGGCTGAAATGCATGGAACTGTGTCCAATAGCCAGAGTCAGATAGTAATTACATCCTTCACACACCTCAAAACAAACTACACAATCAACTCTAGAAAATTAATCCGCTGTTGTAAATGCTTCCATTGGACATGTTCATAAGGTTACATtataagggtggctactttgaacaatctcaaatagaacatatattttgatttgtttaacacttttttggttactacatgattccatgtgttatttcataattttgatgttttcactaattttctacaatgtaaaaaatagtaaaaataaagaaaaaccctggaatgaataggtgtgtccaaacttttgactggtactgtgcacacacacacacagtgcttgtATGTGTCgttgaaattgttccatgttgcatttatatttttgttcagtatgtatgcatagtgccttcggaaagtattcagaccccgtgactttttccctcatcaatctacactcaataccccatagtgacaaaaacaggttataatttatttattttttaatctaatttataaaaaacacaaatgcaatatcacatttacataagtattcatacccattactcagtactttgttgatgcacctttggcattgattacagcatcgagtcttcttgggtgtgacgcttgtcgtggaaattcagtactgagagagacttggtcatATCTTTAAACAATCATCTATATTTAATatttattgcaataatgaaaccgTCGACCCAACAGTCTTGACTGTTAGTCTGTAAACGGTAGGCTCTCAGCCTATGCTGTTCCTTATATACCTCATACCAAGATTGCTCAGTCATACCTGGTTCAACCCCCCCCATATAGATTGGGGGCACCATAAGCCACTTTGGGTTCATCCTCttttttttattctttttttttaatatatatatatttttttacccccttttctccccaattttcgtggtatccaattgctagtaattactatcttgtctcatcgctacaactcctgtacgggttcgggagagacgaaggtcgaaagccatgcgtcctccgaaacacaacccaaccaagccgcactgcttcttaacacagctcgtgtcggaggaaacaccgtgcacccggctcccttggttagcgcgcactgcgcccggcccgccacaggagtcgctggtgcgcgatgagacaaggatatccctaccggccaaaccctccctaacccggacgatgctaggccaattgtgcgtcgcccaacggacctcccggttacggccggctgcgacagagcctgggcgcgaacccagagtctctggtggcgcagctagcgctgcagtgccctagaccactgcgccacccgggagggttttataaataagcagcaaccagtgggtcttgcgacgtatacagagatgaccagtttacagaggagtatagagggcagtgatgtgtcctatgaggagcattggtggcaaatctgatggccgaatggtaaagaacatctagccgcccgagagcacccttacctgccgatctataaattatgtcttcgtaatctagcatgggtaggatggtcatctgaatcagggttagtttggaagttggggtgaaagaggagcgattacgatagaggaaacccaAGTCTAGATTGAActtttagcctgcagctttgatatgtgctgagagaagaacAGTGCACCGTCTaaccatactcccaagtacttgtatgcagtgactacctcaagctctaaaccctcagaggtagtaataacacctgtggaaagaggggcattcttcttaccaaaccacatgacctttgttttggaggtgttcagaacaaggttaagggcagagaaagcttgttggacactaagaaagctttgttgtagagaatttaacacaaaatccagggaggggccagctgagtataagactatcatctgcatataaatggatgagagagcttcccaCTACCTGAGCTAccttgttgatgtaaattgagaagagcatggggcctaggattgagccttggggtactcccttggtgacaggcagtggctgagacagcagattttctgactttatacactgcactctttgagaggtatttagcaaaccaggccaaagactcctcagagacaccaatactccttagccagcccacaagaatggaatggtctactgtatcaaaagctGTGGCCAGATCAACAAAaacagcagcacaatattgcttagaatcaaggggaatggtgacatcattgaggacctttaaggttgcagtgacacatccataacctgagcggaaaccagattgcatacccgagagaatactatagacatcaacaaagccagtcagttgattattgacaagtgtttccaacacttttgataaacaggtcaaaatagaaataggcctattacagttaggatcagcttgatctccccctttaaacaAAGGACggactgtggctgccttccaagcaatgggaacctcctcagaaaggagagaaaggttaaaaaggtcggagataggcttggcgatgataggggcagcaaccttaaagaagggtctaaaccatctgacccagatgtttttttggggtcaattttaaggagctcctttagcacgtcggactcagtgactgcctgcagggagaaactttgtagcggggcagggggaaaacagggagaagcatcggggatagtcgcattagaaggggtgggagatgaggaaatgttggacgggcaaggaggcatggctgagtcaaataggaatcctgacttaatgaagtggtgatctgCCACTGGTACTCCCAGTCTCCCAGATGCCATGAAGATTAGGAATACTGAGGCCTTTGTTCCTCcaggctctctctatctcagtGACACCCACCACATCTTATCTATGGAACGCCAGCTTAAAAAAACTCCTCTCAGTTCACTCAGAATGAAGGAAATAAATGTTTTACTACAGTATTAGTTGAGTCAATAATTGCTAACTATTCATCTCAAACAAATAAGGTGAATACATAATTTTCCCCTCacacgctacaagcttggcacacctgtattttgggagtttctcccattcttccctgcagatcctctcaagctctgtcaggttagatggggagcgtcgctgctcagttattttcaggtctctccagagatattagatcgggttcaagtccgggctctggctgggccactcaaggacattcagagacttgtcccgaagccactcctgcgatttcttggctgtgtgcttagggtcgttgtcctgttggaaggtgaaacccagtctgaggtcctgagcactctggagcaggttttcattaaggatctctgtaCATCTTTGCCtcattcctgactagtctcccagtgcctgccactgaaaaacatcccccagcattttgctgccaccaccatgcgtcaccgtagggatggtgccaggtttcctccagaagtgacgcttggcaatcagtccaaagagttcaatcttggtttcatcagaccagataatcttgttacTCATGTtttgagtctttaggtgccttttgacaaactccaagcgggctgtcatgtgccttttactgaggagtggcttctgtctggccattctaccataaaggcctgattggtggagtgctgcagagatggttgtccttctggaaggttctcccatctccaagaggaactctagagctctgtcagagtgaccatcgggttcttggtcacctccctaaccaaggcccttctccccccgattgctcagtttggcagggcggccagctctaggaagagtcttggtggttccaaactccttccatttaataatgatggaggccactgtgttctcgaggaccgtcaatgctgcagacatattttggtacccttccccagatctttgcctcaacacaatcctgtctccgagctctacggacaattccttcgacctcatggcttggtttttttctctgacatgtacagacaactatgggaccttatatagacaggtgtgtctttccaaatcatgtccaatcaattgaatttaccacaggtgaactccaatcaagttgtagaaacatctcaaggatgatcaatggaaacaggatgcacctgagctcaatatggagtctcatagcaaagggtctgaatacttatgtaaataaggtatttctgttgtttatttttaatacatttgcaaaaatttctacaaacgtgttttcgctttgtcattgtggggtattgcgTGTTGATTGCTGaggaatatattttttttaaatccattttagaataaggctgtgtaaaaagtaaagtggtctgaatacttcccgaaggcactgtatgtatgcatgtatagatagatagatctgtgtgtgtgttctatacgtgtagttttgtgtttgtgcatgtgtcgATTGTGTGCTTGCAGTGTATGAGttggtgagcgtgtgtgtgtatatgttcttATTTAAAGTGGAACAGAAGAGGCAGAATAATGTTTACTTGGTTGCTTAAACACAGACCACCAAACCAAAACACGACCCCAAATAACCCTTTAGTCCCCctccctgagtgtgtgtgtgtgtgtgtgtgtgtgtgtgtgtgtgtgtgtgtgtgtgtgtgcatgtgcatgtacTTTCAGGTTGCAGTCCCTGTGTGTGTAGGTAGGgtttctgcatgtgtgtgtgtgtgtgcatgtactttCAGGTTGCAGTCCCTGTGTGTGTAGGTAGGGTttctgcatgtgtgtgcatgtacttTCAGGTTGCAGTCCCTGTGTGTGTAGGTAGGgtttctgcatgtgtgtgtgtgtgtgcgcatggtcCCTGTGGGTATATTACCCCCTACCTTCAGACTCCTATCCCTCCTCCCGTGGCTGAGTATGGACACAGTACAGGTGAGGGGTGGGGGCCATCGCGGTGCGGGCACTAGGACCAGAGCCAGTAGCAGACGGTACAGCTCCCTACGGGGGGGGGCACTGCCATACTGGCCACTCACCCCCCCAGCCCCGCTGTCATTCCAGTTAGCGCCATGCTGttgctgcagacacacacacagggggagGACGACATCGTGGAGACGctagggggagagggatgggaaGGGAGATACAGGGTTAACATACACAGCGATCACATAGATACACAAAGGGGCAGGCAGAGAGAGCGGGGAGGATAGGAGCACACGCATAAAGAAACATGATCACAAACATGACCAAAATTATTGGCCCCCTTggtaaagatgagcaaaaaaaaaGACTATTTTATGCAAATACTGaactatattgtatgctccaTGAAATGGAAAATTatattatactaatacaattgctcagagaaagatttTGTTAAACAAGTAATACTTTCCcggtcaaaattattggcacccttgtttTCAATACTCCGGGCACCCtccggcactgagcctttttctaaaatgttttatgagattggagaagacattggggggggggggggggggggaagagaatCTTAGACTATTcatccatacagaatctttccagatccttgatatccttcgtctgccttcttcaattcaaaccacgggttttcaatggggttcacgTCCGGAGACTAAAATGGCCActacaaaatgttgattttgtggtcaattaaccatttatttgtggaatttgctgtttgcttggggttattgtcttacTGAAAAATCCACTTACGGTCAAGTTTCAGCTCCCTAGCAGAGTTTTAGGCTAAAATGTCccggtactgggtaaagttcataatGCTGtcgaccttaacaagggccccaggaccagtagAAGCTAAATCGGCCGATAATATCAGCGATccaccaccaccatattttacagtaggtacgGCGTTCATCTCTGCTTATCACAACACTAAACCCACCACTGGTGCGCGTGGCCAAATTGTTTTCATTTCATCTTACAAATGTAGATGCTTGGAGTTTGCTGAAAGGCATTGGCAactggattggaaccggtgccaTGGCCAGATGACAacaaaatagagctctttggccacgcacaccagtagCAGGTTTGGCGTTGAAAGCAGGATGTAATGAGCAgagaaccccatacctactgtaaaatatggtggtggatctttgatatAATCATTTTGAAACCTTATCTTTTTAAGATAATAGtttttttattacttgttaaacaaaatctatttatctgttcaattgtattagtataaaatcatTTCCCAAACAaattagcatacaatatagctcagtactTATTATTTACTTTATACAGTCTTTCTTTGCtcgtctttatcaagggtgccaataagtTCGGTCATGACTGTATTACGGAGAAGGTTtaataacaacacacacacacaactgacctTGTGTATATCTTCCTTCAGTAGAGATCCACTGGTCAGTATGACTTGTCTCAATGCTGCAAAGAGAGACAGTCATATGTTGTATTACCATACTCATTACAGCTCGTCAAGATATCATTGACCTGTGATTGATTGTAAATGCTAAAAAATACACTACGAAAGGGATTGGTCATTCATTGGCAACATGACTGGAAAATGTATACTTTTGTTTTGTTTACACACATCTCCAATAATCAACAAATGTCAACACACTAGATaaaccccaccccccccacctctGAGTGCAGACAGGCAGGTGTCCTGATTGGCCAGCGAGTCTCCTTTCCTCTGGAAAGAGGCTCCGCCCCCGTCGCTCACAGCCAATCCGGGCTTCCGGCTTTTAGGGCAGGGCTTGCTGGAAACCAGATCACGTAGCTGAGGAGAGCTAGAGGgctggagaagaggaggaaaaagagaggagagggggatggtgtTAGACTTAAGTGGAGCGTGAGTAAATATCAtgcaatggcaccctattccctatgtagtgcactactattgaccaacATTTTTTGACcagaaatagtgcactacatagccATAGTGATGACCATCCTAAGCTTCTCGTTGGCAATATACCAATCAGATCCTCTCACCCTAACAGAGTCCGCCCCTGGTGTGATGTCACCCAGCAGGTGGGCCAATAGGAGCTCGGAGTGGGTGGGGCTTCCTTGCAAGACACTGGCTGAGGCTCCTCCCACTCTTACCCAGAGTTCTAAGGTACGGTACAAGGACACACGCACTGCACTATGGGTCAAAAGGAGAGAGATTATGAACATACGAATACAAATAAAGGAGGTTTGGAGTGTGTTTGTATcagcggaggctgctgaggggaggacggcccATAATGGCTAGAGCGCAGTGAACGGAATGACGTCAAGCTATGTGTTTGAAGTATTTGATACTAGTCTACTCATTCCGCTCCAGCCTTTACCACGAGCCCGGCCTCCCCAATTAAggagccaccaacctcctgtggtttgtATGTGCGCATAGCgcgcagggtgtgtgtgtgtgagataccTGAATGCTCTCTGTTGTCCCAGGCTGGTTTCAGGTAGAGGGGTCCAGGCAGACAGGGtctgagagaacagtctctgGAGCACACCGGAGTACTGCACCAACCCACTGCCTAAACTGAGAtaggagagaggaaagaagagagaagAATTAAAGTCCACCAGTCCACTAATTAATAAAAGACCCATTGCATTTAGATTTTCTTCAAGCCAGCACTTgcgtagcctggtcccagatccgtTTGTGCGctcatgccaactccttgtcactcattgtTTGACGAGACAATTGACAGCAATGGAGTTGGCATGAgcgcaaacagatctgggaccaggctagcactTGGGTTGCCTTCAGTAGGTACTTACGCTGTGATGAGAGCGTGCAGCACCTGTAGAGTGTCTTTGTGTACGGCAGGCAACACCAGCAGCCTCACACACCCATCACCTGTTACATTCTGTTGATAAAGAGAACCATGCCAACGATACACCAAGACTCTTGTGTACCTCACCTTACTGCATTTTGGGTGGTTGAATGTttattacatttttggggggtgttTGACAAAACAGtggtgtgagtgagtgaatgagagagagagagagagagaggaggcactCACTATGCTCTTGGAGCTGACCGCCAGGGCGCGACAGACCAGGTTGAGCACCTGCTGTACAGGTAGACGCACTGCAGAGGCCGGGTccacactgagagagacagagagagagagacagacatgaacAATTGTAATTTGGGTAGTTAGTAAAAGCttccgatgtgtgtgtgtgtgcgtgcacctacctgagtg
Protein-coding regions in this window:
- the LOC120049043 gene encoding proline-, glutamic acid- and leucine-rich protein 1-like, translating into MAVTAAWMHGSSNMRLTEGLVSVLKEQRPEYLPALLANYREHGVLSTQSTGAVGGLVGLSNAKLGNSKTKFEGLCLLSVLVKDSSSDVFQQHCLSWLRSLQQVIQSQDPLPSVQLAVGVLQDLLQYSSQLPELAREVGLNSVLGILTSLLGLKSECHLAAMEGMTACMTFYPRACGSLRDKLGAYFLSKMDSVNPKVQEVACECYGRLTCLGGVVERGGGGRRAEGWTNQLHCLLASANGILAQLYQGSESEGTVQYEGPGVELPYHPLDDSDPLLLLQLQHRYRAACLALKHTLSVDPASAVRLPVQQVLNLVCRALAVSSKSINVTGDGCVRLLVLPAVHKDTLQVLHALITALGSGLVQYSGVLQRLFSQTLSAWTPLPETSLGQQRAFSAVRVSLYRTLELWVRVGGASASVLQGSPTHSELLLAHLLGDITPGADSVRPSSSPQLRDLVSSKPCPKSRKPGLAVSDGGGASFQRKGDSLANQDTCLSALRALRQVILTSGSLLKEDIHKRLHDVVLPLCVCLQQQHGANWNDSGAGGVSGQYGSAPPRRELYRLLLALVLVPAPRWPPPLTCTVSILSHGRRDRSLKVSSFCTEALTICNSLLHPRTPSLSFPLTLKPTPSQASNLTLPTLLGGPTPGPPFPSSLDNHLPLVLPGLSGGQRPVFIRYNKEEAEDVEISLESDSDDSVVIVPQRMLMLESQDGTSAAATLPGSSLAPGGVTLPVPCPGGDPGGDISLPLSNDLPSTSLPHPLLPSSTPNSTINSFPPAPLVSLVPPLNSTGVAQLGADSLPGAQLQQMLLQGQPPAPDLPIQVHQNQLVQSSRALQQQQQSTDEDHTVININSSDEEEEDELEEEEEEESDFPDEEEYDDEELDDYEAEEGEEMEDEEEGEIRLLDGEGRRGGMEGEVLRGLAEEGGIGGFRVENEGEGRIKAQEVESEGEGGIKAQEVESEGEGGIKAQEVESEGEGGIKAQEVESIGVMEEEREGEEDANEGMNDPTMPQILCVTGGALREREELDEEGAEHGQKVRSWEQKGSNRPEGTSSFEDGPAAQQQQEAEPAPEVRVDGDDQPSNQEGEISKQGGDNTGQDMRSSTAPRETKGEGPEREKEGKEGEDGRGMKRKREGEEEGTGQRTEKKKLDEEAMASMLADFVACPPDNVENVPSASNRPS